One stretch of Miscanthus floridulus cultivar M001 chromosome 18, ASM1932011v1, whole genome shotgun sequence DNA includes these proteins:
- the LOC136523919 gene encoding proteasome activator subunit 4-like, protein MPTPIFNGLDPQRHMPHTPQSTVHRDQLSPAPVHPPHTRPCVSDNSTGVVVWSTGRPSPRSPSLESSSSSPRRHPSSWRRRKKAATYKYPAPPKPASPTKPPKPTTAHPFSPWLDPRSSELREGIHGGGGSARGGPREDWRMHLYNAWLPPPVATAARGEAAAFAGAVRTAAGAWLPGDPDSAYATLKWISVFDLFIKAKSDIAPEDVQALVKLGLEIFHASHNKFVVQIKWGGLLIRLLRKHGKRLSLDVQWRPLYDTLIRTHFKRNMGPEGWKVRKQHFETVTSLVRASRNFFPEGVAAEIWSEFRFGIFSTNLYLHSNSFMLF, encoded by the exons ATGCCAACGCCTATCTTCAACGGCCTGGACCCGCAGCGGCACATG CCTCACACTCCCCAGTCCACCGTGCACCGAGACCAGCTCTCCCCCGCCCCCGTACACCCGCCCCATACGAGGCCGTGCGTCAGCGATAACAGCACCGGCGTGGTTGTGTGGAGCACCGGCCGCCCCAGCCCCAGGTCTCCTTCCCtcgagtcgtcgtcgtcgtctccacGGCGGCACCCCTCGTCTTGGAGGCGAAGAAAGAAAGCGGCCACCTATAAGTACCCCGCGCCTCCCAAGCCTGCCTCCCCAACTAAACCCCCAAAACCTACCACCGCCCATCCATTTTCGCCTTGGCTCGACCCGCGGAGCTCAGAACTCAGAGAGGGcatccacggcggcggcggcagtgcgaGAGGGGGTCCGAGGGAGGATTGGAGGATGCACCTCTACAACGCGTGGCTGCCGCCACCGGTGGCCACCGCGGCGCGTGGGGAGGCAGCTGCGTTTGCGGGCGCTGTGCGGACCGCCGCGGGCGCGTGGCTGCCCGGGGACCCCGACTCCGCCTACGCCACACTCAAGTGGATCTCCGTGTTCGACCT TTTTATTAAGGCGAAGAGTGACATTGCTCCTGAGGATGTACAGGCTCTTGTAAAGCTTGGACTGGAGATATTTCATGCATCGCATAACAAGTTTGTTGTCCAG ATTAAGTGGGGAGGTCTGCTCATCAGGCTTCTAAGAAAGCATGGGAAGAGGCTTTCACTTGATGTGCAATGGAGACCACTTTATGATACGTTGATAAGGACTCATTTCAAGAG AAACATGGGACCTGAGGGTTGGAAAGTAAGGAAGCAACACTTTGAGACTGTCACCTCTTTAGTGCGTGCATCCAGGAATTTCTTTCCTGAAGGTGTGGCTGCTGAAATTTGGTCAGAATTCAGGTTTGGCATATTCAGCACGAATCTTTACTTACATTCCAACTCATTCATGCTTTTCTAA
- the LOC136523920 gene encoding aspartyl protease family protein At5g10770-like: protein MDNLTLSPSATFDNFAVVCLQLDNDLFTDDAAVGNVDLRLSRHSLATRVLNSSPPGTAAFSYCLPADTDTHGFLTIAPALSDYSGHAGVNYVPLDLPFPPALFRGNGTLIDSQAAFTYLNPPIYAALRDEFRKAMAQYPPAPAFSDLDTCYNFTLTEYIYLPNITFRCSGPRKSSTTYAVARLPLFPAVVACVDDAPN, encoded by the exons ATGGACAACCTCACGCTCTCGCCGTCGGCAACCTTCGACAACTTCGCCGTCGTCTGCTTGCAGCTCGACAACGACTTGTTCACCGACGACGCGGCCGTTGGGAACGTCGACCTCCGCCTCAGTCGCCACTCGCTGGCGACCCGTGTACTGAACTCCTCACCCCCCGGCACGGCGGCGTTCTCGTACTGCCTCCCAGCGGACACCGACACCCACGGCTTCCTCACCATTGCTCCAGCTCTGTCTGACTACTCCGGCCACGCTGGCGTCAACTACGTGCCGCTG GACCTTCCGTTCCCGCCAGCCTTGTTCAGGGGCAACGGGACGCTGATCGACTCGCAGGCGGCGTTCACCTACCTGAACCCGCCCATCTACGCTGCTCTCCGCGACGAGTTCAGGAAGGCGATGGCGCAGTACCCACCGGCGCCTGCGTTCAGCGATCTTGACACGTGCTACAACTTCACCTTGACCGAGTACATCTACCTCCCGAACATCACTTTCAG GTGCAGCGGACCAAGGAAATCATCTACGACGTACGCGGTGGCAAGGTTGCCTTTGTTCCCAGCCGTTGTGGCCTGCGTTGATGATGCTCCAAATTGA